From the Caldisalinibacter kiritimatiensis genome, the window TACCAAAACATAATCATTATCAAAAATACCTGCATCAATCATACTTTCACCAGTAACAGTAAGCATAAATATATCACTATTTTCTGTGAACTCAACAGGTAATGGAAAAGTATCTTCTATATTTTCAACAGCTAAAATAGGTTGACCAGCTGTAACTTTGCCAACAATAGGAACATGAATAATTTCTTTGTTGGGCAAATTATTGTCGGTATCTTTATCTAAAACTTCTATAGCTCTTGGCTTTGTTGGGTCCTTTCTAATGTAACCTTTCTTTTCCAATTTAGATAAATGTCCATGTACAGTAGAAGTAGACCTCAAATTGACAGCCTTGCAAATTTCTCTAACAGCAGGAGGATAGCCTTTGGTTTGTATTTCACTTTTTATAAACTGTAAAATTTCTAATTGTTTCTGTGTTAAATCTTCATACATATGTAGCACCCCACATAACCATATTTATCGTAATTATAACATATAAATTAGTATTTATCAAACATTCGTTCGTAAATTTAATTATAACTCTTGACACAGAACGTTTGTTCGTTTATAATTTAGATAAAGCGAACATAAGTTCTATTTGGAGGTGTAATTATATGAAAGAGGTATATAAAAAACATAATTATAGAGTTAGTTTTTTTACACTAACTGTTATATTGGGTTTGTTAGCAATTGGATTAATTACAAATATTAATAAAGCATATAGTAGTACATATAAAAAATACAAGATTATAACTGTGGATAAAGGTGATACTATTTGGCAAATCGCAAAAGAAAATAACTATAATAACCAAGATATCAGAAAAGTAGTTTATATAATAACGAGACTAAATAAAATGGAAAATGCAAAAATTCATCCTGGAGATACTATAAAAGTGCCAATTGAATAAAAAGGAATAGGAGAAAGACCCTATTCCTTTTTTGTTTGGGATAGAGGATTGCTTTTAACAGCTTGTCTTAACCTTTCATCATCTATATGTGTGTATATCTGAGTAGTAGAAACATTCTCATGTCCTAATATTTGCTGTAAAGCTCTTATATCTACATTGCCATACTTATACATAAGAGTAGCGGCAGTATGTCTTAATTTATGAGTTGAATATTTTTTAGTATCGAGTCCTGCAAGTTTAAGATATTTTTTTACCAAGTGTTGAACAGCCTTGTGACTTATTCGATTTTTCCTTTTACTTATAAACAAAGCTTTTTTATCTTTTAAGTTTTCTTTAGGTCTTACTTCGAGATACTTATTGATAGCTTCTACACATGCTTCATTCAGATATATAGTTCTTTCTTTATTTCCCTTACCTACAACGGTTAATATATCTCCTTTAATCTTATCTATATCTATACTTACTAGTTCAGACAATCTAAGACCACAATTTAAAAATAGGGTAATAATAGCATAATCTCTTTCTTTGAAAGGGCCATCAATGACATCTAATAATCTTTTTGCTTCGTCTAATGTCAAATACACTGGATGACGCCTATCAGTTTTAGGAGATTCTAAATCTTGAGCCGGATTTTCATCAATCAATTTTACTTTAGTATGTAAATATTTAAAAAAAGAACGGATGCTTGCAACTTTACGTGCTTTTGCATAATTTTTATTGTCTCGTTGCTTATCAACATAGGATATAAAAGCATATAAATCTTGAAGAGTAACTTTTCTAATCAAAGAAATATCTACATCTTGAATATCGATTTCTTCAAAATCTGTATTTCTGTCTACTAATCTATACCTAATTTTTAAAAATCTAAAGAAAGTTCTTAAATCAAAGTAATATTCTTTAACTGTATTTGGGGATTTACCTTTAATTGTTTCAATATAGTTTAAAAAATCTTCTAGTATAACTGGACAATCATAATACATTATAATCACTCCTATTTTTAAGTACTTTTATATAATTCTAATGTCGCAAAATATACATTTTGTATAATTAGATTCTATATTTTTGATTAAAATCCTGCTAAATTAATAAAAAAATTTATATTTTATCTATTTTTTATATATATGCATCTTAAAGAAACACTCAATACATATAAACTATCAAAACGTTATGTAACCCATTTGTTATATATCCGTATATTATGTCAGATTATATTGTTGAATTTTGCTTCTCAATTAACAATATAAACTTTGTCGAATTAATTTTTTAGAGTAAATTTTGCAAAAACTCTTTTTATTTTGAGCTTGTTTGCGTTTTTTTGACATCTCAAGACCTAAACTATGCCTATGATAATTAAATTGTTTACAATCCAATTTAATAAATATTTTTCAATTCCGGTATATAAAAGGAGTATAAAATGTGAAAGTTCATTTTGGTTATGTAGCTATAGCGGTAGATCTTAAAGACACATCTCCTTCTAAAACTATTTAACGATACTTTCTAACATAAACGATGCTGCACTTGATGTTTTTATAGTTACCATAATATTTTTATGGTCGCTTTCGGTGATTTAATTTTATGTGTTGATAGTAAATACAGCGCATATTGACTTTCACTTCATCTATTCTTTTATTAAAAACAAAATTTTAAATAATAGATGGATTTATGACAGAAAAATAGACTATCCAATTTTAGCACTTGGATAGTCTTTTTTACCTATGGCTTGCTTATTTATATTAGTTTACATAATTTTTTATACTACTGCTTATTGTAGTTTAGCTTTCCCTCATATAATTATATTCGTATTTTTTAGGTGGATTAAAATTCTCCTTTATTGCTCTTGGACTTATCCATCTCAATAAATTAAACATACTGCCTGCTTTATCATTTGTACCAGATGCTCTTGAACCACCAAATGGCTGTTGTCCAACTACTGCTCCAGTCGGTTTATCATTTATATAAAAATTACCTGCTGAATGTGTTAATGCCTTTTGCATTTTAACAGTTATTCTTCTATCTTGGCTAAAGATTGCACCTGTTAATGCATATGGCGATGTACTATTGCAAAGCTCTAATGTTTCTTCAAGATTATTGTCATTATAAACATATATAGTAATAACAGGTCCAAATATCTCTTCTTTCATTGTTTTAAATTTTGAATTATTAGTTACTATTACAGTTGGTTCTATAAAATATCCTTTATTATTATTACATTTACCACCATATATTACGTCAGCTTCATTTGAACTTTTAGCATATTCTATATAAGATTTAATTTTGTTAAATGCGTTTTCATCTATAACTGCTCCAATAAAATTACTAAAATCTTCT encodes:
- a CDS encoding tyrosine recombinase XerC; amino-acid sequence: MYYDCPVILEDFLNYIETIKGKSPNTVKEYYFDLRTFFRFLKIRYRLVDRNTDFEEIDIQDVDISLIRKVTLQDLYAFISYVDKQRDNKNYAKARKVASIRSFFKYLHTKVKLIDENPAQDLESPKTDRRHPVYLTLDEAKRLLDVIDGPFKERDYAIITLFLNCGLRLSELVSIDIDKIKGDILTVVGKGNKERTIYLNEACVEAINKYLEVRPKENLKDKKALFISKRKNRISHKAVQHLVKKYLKLAGLDTKKYSTHKLRHTAATLMYKYGNVDIRALQQILGHENVSTTQIYTHIDDERLRQAVKSNPLSQTKKE
- the yneA gene encoding cell division suppressor protein YneA: MKEVYKKHNYRVSFFTLTVILGLLAIGLITNINKAYSSTYKKYKIITVDKGDTIWQIAKENNYNNQDIRKVVYIITRLNKMENAKIHPGDTIKVPIE
- the lexA gene encoding transcriptional repressor LexA, whose amino-acid sequence is MYEDLTQKQLEILQFIKSEIQTKGYPPAVREICKAVNLRSTSTVHGHLSKLEKKGYIRKDPTKPRAIEVLDKDTDNNLPNKEIIHVPIVGKVTAGQPILAVENIEDTFPLPVEFTENSDIFMLTVTGESMIDAGIFDNDYVLVRKQNYANNGDIVVALIEDEATIKRFYKEKDYIRLQPENKYMEPIYVKELKILGKVIGVFRRLQ